In Candidatus Tumulicola sp., a single window of DNA contains:
- a CDS encoding ATP-binding protein, with translation MSFLFDPFRRSRAEQTASPVNPPASEAELLANALADRFDALVEALPVGVIVVGAKGQVRVFNQAAAEIFGVARERALARSLIESVRSFELDRRLTAALRDGTEQTAELEYVAGVERRMEVTTRPLRSPNGPREAVAVITDITRVRELEAIRRDFVSNVSHELRTPLTSVKIIVETLQAGVNAGVQKEFLANIARETDRMIALVEDLLRLAKIESGAIERPFEAVDLAELCREVVDMQAPRALALNVDLRLIAPPNPVIVSGDRDKLVQVVVNLLDNALRIVPSGGKIEVAIHGEPQYAELTVEDNGPGIPSAALPHIFERFYVVERSRSRVSAGTGLGLAIVKHIMEQHGGSVTAESELGVGTTFRCRFRKS, from the coding sequence ATGTCATTCCTCTTTGATCCGTTTCGCCGGAGCCGAGCCGAACAAACGGCTTCGCCGGTGAACCCTCCCGCCTCCGAAGCCGAGTTACTTGCGAACGCGCTCGCCGATCGCTTCGACGCGCTGGTGGAGGCGCTTCCGGTGGGCGTCATCGTGGTCGGCGCCAAGGGGCAAGTGCGGGTCTTCAATCAGGCTGCCGCTGAGATTTTCGGCGTCGCCCGCGAGCGCGCGCTCGCGCGCTCGCTCATCGAGAGCGTGCGCAGCTTCGAACTCGATCGCCGTTTGACGGCAGCTTTGCGCGACGGGACGGAACAGACCGCGGAACTCGAGTACGTGGCAGGCGTGGAACGTCGGATGGAGGTGACGACGCGCCCGCTGCGCAGCCCGAACGGACCGCGCGAGGCGGTCGCGGTCATCACCGACATCACCCGTGTCCGCGAACTGGAAGCGATCCGCCGAGATTTCGTGTCCAATGTCTCGCACGAGCTGCGCACTCCGCTGACCTCGGTGAAGATCATCGTCGAAACGCTGCAGGCCGGGGTCAACGCGGGTGTGCAGAAGGAATTTCTCGCGAACATCGCGCGCGAGACGGATCGCATGATCGCGCTGGTCGAGGATCTGCTGCGACTCGCCAAAATAGAAAGCGGCGCGATCGAGCGGCCTTTCGAGGCGGTGGACTTGGCCGAGCTGTGCCGCGAAGTCGTCGACATGCAAGCGCCGCGAGCTCTTGCTCTCAACGTCGACCTGCGCCTGATCGCGCCGCCGAATCCCGTCATCGTTTCGGGCGACCGAGACAAACTCGTCCAAGTCGTCGTCAACCTGCTCGACAACGCGTTGCGCATCGTGCCCAGCGGCGGCAAGATCGAGGTGGCGATCCACGGCGAGCCTCAATACGCGGAGCTCACCGTCGAAGACAATGGGCCCGGTATCCCGTCCGCGGCCCTGCCGCACATCTTCGAGCGGTTCTACGTCGTCGAGCGCTCGCGCTCGCGCGTCTCCGCGGGCACGGGTCTCGGCCTTGCGATCGTGAAACACATCATGGAGCAACATGGGGGCTCCGTCACAGCGGAGAGCGAGCTCGGAGTCGGCACGACCTTCCGCTGCCGCTTCAGGAAATCTTAA
- a CDS encoding response regulator transcription factor yields MTDQRAAPSAKILVVDDEATILQTLRFNLEKNGYAVCTAGDGRKALSVAELEKPDLIVLDIMLPELDGIEVCREIRKRSSAPVLMLTAKDQEIDKVLALEIGADDYITKPFSIYELLARIKAHLRRMQATQQPSETAVLRGGEVELDAGRHRVTKRGQAVELAPKEFRLLQVLLENKGRVVTRQAMLDRVWGFDFYGDLQTVNVHIRWLREKIEDDPSSPKHIQTVRSRGYLFRE; encoded by the coding sequence ATGACCGACCAGCGGGCCGCGCCATCGGCCAAGATCCTCGTCGTCGACGACGAGGCGACGATACTCCAGACGCTGCGCTTCAATCTCGAAAAAAACGGCTATGCTGTGTGCACCGCCGGTGACGGGCGGAAGGCGTTGAGCGTTGCTGAATTGGAGAAGCCGGACCTGATCGTCTTGGACATCATGCTGCCGGAGCTTGACGGCATCGAGGTCTGCCGCGAGATCCGCAAACGCTCGAGCGCGCCCGTGCTCATGCTCACCGCCAAAGATCAAGAGATCGACAAGGTGCTCGCGCTCGAGATCGGCGCGGACGACTACATCACCAAGCCGTTTTCGATCTACGAGCTGTTGGCGCGCATCAAGGCGCATCTGCGCCGGATGCAAGCGACGCAGCAGCCTTCGGAGACCGCAGTGCTGCGCGGCGGCGAGGTCGAGCTCGACGCCGGCCGTCACCGCGTGACCAAACGCGGGCAAGCGGTCGAACTCGCTCCCAAAGAGTTCCGCCTGCTTCAAGTGCTGCTCGAGAACAAGGGCCGCGTCGTGACCCGGCAAGCGATGCTCGATCGCGTCTGGGGATTTGATTTCTACGGTGATCTGCAGACCGTCAACGTGCACATCCGCTGGCTGCGCGAAAAAATAGAGGACGACCCGAGCTCCCCGAAGCACATCCAAACCGTGCGCAGTCGCGGTTATCTCTTCAGGGAGTAG